In the genome of Nocardiopsis composta, one region contains:
- a CDS encoding FadR/GntR family transcriptional regulator, whose translation MTADADHRTLHNRVLAELGPAIAAGDYGPGHVFTLESLARDFGVSRTVAREAVRVLESMRLVVSRPRTGITVRPAAEWSVYDPQLIRWRLAGPGRMAQLRTLTELRAAIEPPAAAAAARRATPAQRRALSELNAVMAETGRRGDLDRFLALDIEFHRRILELSGNEMFAGLAGVVAEVLAGRTQHRLMPTRPRPEALCLHAHVASAIEGGLPEVAEAAMRSIVREVVEALEEAGDGGPAGATAAG comes from the coding sequence ATGACCGCCGACGCCGACCACCGCACCCTGCACAACCGGGTCCTCGCGGAGCTCGGTCCGGCGATCGCGGCCGGCGACTACGGCCCCGGGCACGTCTTCACCCTGGAGAGCCTGGCCCGCGACTTCGGCGTCTCGCGCACCGTGGCCCGCGAGGCGGTCCGCGTCCTGGAGTCGATGCGGCTGGTGGTCAGCCGCCCCCGCACCGGGATCACCGTGCGGCCCGCGGCGGAGTGGAGCGTCTACGACCCCCAGCTCATCCGGTGGCGGCTGGCCGGACCGGGCCGGATGGCCCAGCTGCGCACCCTCACCGAGCTGCGCGCCGCCATCGAGCCGCCGGCCGCGGCCGCCGCCGCCCGGCGGGCCACCCCCGCCCAGCGCAGGGCGCTGTCCGAGCTGAACGCGGTGATGGCCGAGACCGGGCGCCGCGGCGACCTGGACCGGTTCCTCGCCCTGGACATCGAGTTCCACCGCCGCATCCTGGAGCTGTCCGGCAACGAGATGTTCGCCGGGCTGGCCGGGGTGGTCGCCGAGGTCCTCGCCGGCCGCACCCAGCACCGGCTGATGCCGACCCGGCCCCGCCCCGAGGCGCTCTGCCTCCACGCCCACGTGGCCTCGGCCATCGAGGGCGGCCTCCCCGAGGTGGCGGAGGCCGCGATGCGCTCGATCGTGCGCGAGGTCGTCGAGGCGCTGGAGGAGGCCGGGGACGGCGGGCCGGCCGGCGCTACAGCAGCAGGCTGA
- a CDS encoding gluconokinase: MHFVFMGVSGSGKSSLARPVAERLGLPFAEADAFHPEANIAKMSAGVPLTDEDRRPWLLSLAAWIAERERAGEHSVMACSALKRSYRDLLRGGAPGVRFLHADGSDEVIAERLARRTGHFMPAGLLASQRAALEPLGADEDGAVLDVSAPVDELVERAVGLVRAALAGQGGAAPTARR, encoded by the coding sequence ATGCACTTCGTCTTCATGGGCGTTTCGGGCTCCGGCAAGAGCAGCCTCGCCCGGCCGGTGGCCGAGCGGCTCGGGCTGCCGTTCGCCGAGGCCGACGCCTTCCATCCGGAGGCCAACATCGCGAAGATGTCGGCCGGCGTCCCGCTGACCGACGAGGACCGGCGCCCCTGGCTGCTCTCGCTGGCCGCGTGGATCGCCGAGCGCGAGCGGGCCGGGGAGCACAGCGTGATGGCCTGCTCGGCGCTGAAGCGCTCCTACCGCGACCTGCTCCGCGGCGGCGCCCCCGGCGTGCGGTTCCTGCACGCCGACGGCTCCGACGAGGTGATCGCCGAGCGGCTGGCCCGGCGCACCGGCCACTTCATGCCGGCCGGCCTGCTCGCCTCGCAGCGCGCCGCGCTGGAGCCGCTCGGCGCCGACGAGGACGGCGCGGTCCTCGACGTGTCCGCCCCGGTGGACGAGCTGGTCGAGCGGGCGGTCGGGCTGGTCCGCGCCGCGCTGGCCGGGCAGGGCGGCGCGGCGCCCACGGCACGGCGCTGA
- a CDS encoding sarcosine oxidase subunit gamma, with product MADPEGSTDGGGGAPVQVPGQRPGRRSPAGHLGRLMAEAGSPETAVLREVPFLAQVEIRVDEEEAAAASRMAEGFLGCPLPAPGRSSGTGDPYVLHCGPGWYLVVDGEATGPGLAAGLRAALGGEYGGLCAAVADLSAQRAVFELRGPQAAEVIARGCPLDLHPGVFGPGGYAQSLLGKAAVGVHRTGPEGGVPEFRLLVRASFAEYLARFLADALHGAAPPHRVG from the coding sequence ATGGCTGACCCGGAGGGTTCGACGGACGGCGGCGGGGGCGCACCGGTGCAGGTGCCGGGGCAGCGGCCGGGGCGGCGCAGCCCCGCGGGCCACCTGGGGCGGCTCATGGCGGAGGCGGGCTCGCCGGAGACCGCGGTGCTGCGCGAGGTCCCGTTCCTGGCGCAGGTGGAGATCCGGGTCGACGAGGAGGAGGCCGCCGCCGCGTCGCGGATGGCCGAGGGGTTCCTCGGCTGCCCGCTGCCCGCGCCGGGCCGCTCCTCGGGCACCGGCGACCCGTACGTGCTGCACTGCGGACCGGGCTGGTACCTGGTGGTGGACGGCGAGGCGACCGGGCCGGGCCTGGCGGCGGGGCTGCGCGCCGCGCTCGGCGGGGAGTACGGCGGGCTGTGCGCCGCGGTCGCCGACCTGTCGGCGCAGCGGGCCGTCTTCGAGCTGCGCGGCCCGCAGGCGGCGGAGGTGATCGCCCGGGGCTGCCCGCTGGACCTGCACCCGGGGGTGTTCGGTCCGGGCGGCTACGCCCAGTCGCTGCTGGGCAAGGCGGCGGTGGGGGTGCACCGGACCGGCCCGGAGGGCGGCGTCCCGGAGTTCCGGCTGCTGGTGCGGGCGTCCTTCGCCGAGTACCTGGCGCGCTTCCTCGCCGACGCGCTGCACGGCGCGGCCCCGCCGCACCGGGTCGGCTGA
- a CDS encoding IclR family transcriptional regulator — MQSVDRAITVLEILAQHKEAGVTEIAAELGVHKSTAFRLVGALERRGLVEQPGLRGKYRLGFGIIRLAGTMAAGLDLTQQSRRVCEDLASDLGETVNIAIPSGDMVVNIDQVRGSSAVVSQNWIGRQNPIHSTSSGKVLLAHMRPNDQKRILRGRLEEVTPATITDPDELRAEFQEILDRGFATAVEELEPGLNAVAAPIRGLTGEVIAAISASGPSYRMEEEKLDGIGEAVAEAGMEISTRMGHMDQR, encoded by the coding sequence GTGCAGTCGGTCGATCGCGCCATCACCGTGTTGGAGATCCTCGCCCAGCACAAGGAGGCCGGTGTCACCGAGATCGCCGCGGAACTGGGCGTGCACAAGTCCACTGCATTCCGACTGGTCGGCGCGCTGGAGCGGCGGGGACTGGTGGAGCAGCCGGGCCTGCGGGGCAAGTACCGCCTGGGCTTCGGGATCATCCGGCTGGCCGGGACCATGGCCGCCGGCCTCGACCTCACCCAGCAGAGCCGCCGGGTCTGCGAGGACCTCGCCTCCGACCTGGGGGAGACCGTGAACATCGCCATCCCCAGCGGGGACATGGTGGTCAACATCGACCAGGTCCGCGGCTCCTCGGCGGTGGTCAGCCAGAACTGGATCGGCCGGCAGAACCCGATCCACTCCACCTCCAGCGGCAAGGTGCTCCTCGCCCACATGCGGCCCAACGACCAGAAGCGCATCCTCCGCGGCAGGCTGGAGGAGGTCACCCCCGCCACCATCACCGACCCCGACGAGCTGCGCGCCGAATTCCAGGAGATCCTGGACCGCGGCTTCGCCACCGCGGTGGAGGAGCTCGAACCCGGGCTGAACGCGGTCGCCGCGCCGATCCGCGGACTCACCGGCGAGGTCATCGCGGCGATCAGCGCTTCCGGCCCCTCCTACCGGATGGAGGAGGAGAAGCTGGACGGCATCGGCGAGGCCGTGGCCGAGGCGGGGATGGAGATCTCCACCCGGATGGGCCATATGGACCAGCGCTGA
- a CDS encoding glycine cleavage T C-terminal barrel domain-containing protein, with protein sequence MTGRRITGEPDTAVLFGGRELPAVRGEPLSAALLAAGVRTVAAGIRTGRPRGVLGIGTAEPGAQVRVEAPEFRALAPATGVEVRDGLAAAPAAGYGSLPVAHHHPQPGPSGPQSSLPVAHHHPQPGPSGPESSLPAARHRPQSGSSGAPGPGAGPVPPRGDARWAHCEVLVVGAGPAGLAAAAAAAREGARVIIADEAPRPGGDALGLDPGTDRWIAGTAGRLAGHPEVRLLTRTTVTGHYDHGELVALERRPDGSHLLWRIRARRTVLAAGSVERPFAFAGNDLPGVMLAGAAAAYVRRHGVLPGERIAVSGCHDEALLAAAALHDAGAEIAAVADARPEPGAGALAALARRGIGVRTATAAAGTVPDGRGELAAALLAPVAADGTVTGPADRVGCDLLAVSGGHDPAAALAVQAGGRLRWSERHAAFLPEGLPATAVCAGALAGVRSVRAAAEQGDRAGRAAAAAALAEGAVPAAISARGAPSAPATGVASDPGTASEAGAGSGELPPAGRPGAAAGRPAPPTALFAAVRPDADAAEVFIDLQRDAALDGVRDAIAAGMRSIEHIKRYTTAGTGPDQGRTCGTVLTGIVAGLLGRGMDEVGGTAPRPPCTPVPFSALAGRARGELLEPLRRTPMNAWHEEHGAVFEDVGQWRRARYYPRDGEDMRAAVLRECAAARGAVGMLDASTLGAITVAGRDAGAFLDRIYTGTLSTLRPGRCRYGVMCTADGMVLDDGVVTRISEDEYLVSTTTGNAERVLEWLEEWAQTEWPRLCVQLFNATDHWAVASLVGPASRDVMRALAPDMDVSAEGFRFMSAREGRVAGIPARVLRVSFTGELTFEVNVPAWHGLELWEAAMEAGLRYGITPYGTEAMHVLRAEKGFIVVGHETDGSVTPLDLGMDWAVSKRKEFVGKRSLTRPDTARPDREQLVGLLPEDPGLLLAEGAQLVAEVPAALGEGRGGSGAGRRGAGESAAPIGRVTSAYDSAALGRTFALGLLRSGRERHGERLYAVHLGEAVPVRVADPVFYDREGSRRDG encoded by the coding sequence GTGACCGGGCGGCGGATCACCGGCGAGCCGGACACCGCGGTGCTCTTCGGCGGGCGCGAGCTGCCCGCGGTGCGCGGCGAGCCGCTCTCCGCGGCGCTGCTCGCCGCCGGGGTGCGCACCGTCGCGGCGGGCATCCGTACCGGTCGGCCGCGCGGCGTGCTCGGCATCGGCACCGCAGAACCCGGCGCCCAGGTGCGGGTGGAGGCCCCGGAGTTCCGGGCCCTGGCGCCTGCCACCGGAGTGGAGGTCCGGGACGGCCTGGCCGCCGCGCCCGCGGCGGGGTACGGCTCCCTGCCCGTCGCCCACCACCACCCTCAACCGGGGCCCTCCGGGCCGCAGTCTTCCCTACCCGTCGCCCACCACCACCCTCAACCGGGGCCCTCCGGGCCGGAGTCTTCTCTGCCCGCCGCCCGCCACCGCCCTCAATCGGGGTCCTCCGGGGCGCCGGGCCCCGGGGCCGGGCCGGTCCCGCCCCGGGGCGACGCGCGCTGGGCCCACTGCGAGGTGCTGGTGGTCGGCGCCGGACCCGCCGGCCTGGCCGCCGCGGCCGCCGCCGCGCGGGAGGGCGCGCGGGTGATCATCGCCGACGAGGCGCCCCGGCCGGGCGGCGACGCGCTCGGCCTGGACCCCGGGACCGACCGGTGGATCGCCGGGACCGCCGGGCGGCTGGCCGGCCATCCCGAGGTCCGGCTGCTCACCCGGACCACCGTCACCGGCCACTACGACCACGGCGAGCTGGTCGCGCTGGAGCGGCGGCCGGACGGCTCGCACCTGCTCTGGCGGATCCGCGCCCGGCGCACCGTGCTGGCGGCCGGCTCCGTCGAGAGGCCGTTCGCCTTCGCCGGCAACGACCTGCCCGGGGTGATGCTCGCCGGTGCGGCCGCGGCCTATGTGCGCAGGCACGGCGTGCTGCCGGGGGAGCGGATCGCGGTGTCCGGCTGCCACGATGAGGCGCTGCTGGCCGCCGCGGCGCTGCACGACGCCGGTGCGGAGATCGCCGCGGTCGCCGACGCCCGGCCGGAGCCAGGCGCCGGCGCGCTGGCCGCGCTGGCCCGCCGCGGGATCGGGGTGCGCACCGCGACCGCGGCCGCCGGCACGGTCCCCGACGGCCGCGGCGAACTGGCCGCCGCCCTGCTCGCCCCGGTCGCGGCGGACGGCACGGTGACCGGCCCCGCCGATCGGGTCGGCTGCGACCTGCTCGCGGTCTCCGGCGGCCACGACCCCGCGGCCGCCCTGGCGGTGCAGGCGGGCGGCCGGCTCCGCTGGTCGGAGCGGCACGCCGCGTTCCTCCCCGAAGGGCTCCCGGCGACCGCGGTCTGCGCCGGGGCGCTGGCCGGGGTCCGCTCGGTGCGCGCCGCCGCCGAGCAGGGGGACCGGGCCGGCCGCGCCGCGGCCGCCGCGGCCCTGGCCGAGGGGGCGGTACCGGCCGCGATATCGGCTCGCGGCGCACCGTCCGCTCCGGCCACCGGCGTCGCTTCGGACCCCGGCACCGCCTCGGAGGCCGGAGCCGGCTCCGGGGAGCTGCCGCCCGCGGGCCGGCCGGGCGCCGCGGCCGGGCGGCCGGCGCCGCCGACGGCGCTGTTCGCCGCGGTCCGGCCGGACGCCGACGCCGCCGAGGTCTTCATCGACCTGCAGCGGGACGCGGCGCTGGACGGAGTCCGGGATGCGATCGCCGCCGGGATGCGATCGATCGAGCACATCAAGCGGTACACCACCGCCGGGACCGGCCCGGACCAGGGGCGGACCTGCGGCACCGTGCTGACCGGGATCGTCGCCGGGCTGCTCGGGCGGGGGATGGACGAGGTCGGCGGGACCGCGCCGCGCCCGCCCTGCACGCCGGTCCCGTTCTCAGCCCTGGCCGGCCGGGCCCGCGGGGAGCTGCTGGAACCCCTCCGGCGCACCCCGATGAACGCCTGGCACGAGGAGCACGGGGCGGTCTTCGAGGACGTCGGCCAGTGGCGCCGGGCCCGCTACTACCCGCGGGACGGCGAGGACATGCGCGCCGCGGTGCTCCGCGAGTGCGCAGCGGCCCGCGGCGCGGTCGGGATGCTGGACGCCTCCACCCTCGGCGCGATCACCGTCGCCGGCCGGGACGCCGGCGCTTTCCTCGACCGGATCTACACCGGCACGCTCTCCACCCTGCGCCCGGGCCGCTGCCGGTACGGGGTGATGTGCACGGCCGACGGCATGGTGCTCGACGACGGCGTCGTCACCCGGATCTCGGAGGACGAGTACCTGGTCAGCACCACCACCGGCAACGCCGAGCGGGTGCTGGAGTGGTTGGAGGAGTGGGCGCAGACCGAGTGGCCGCGGCTGTGCGTGCAGCTGTTCAACGCCACCGACCACTGGGCGGTGGCCAGCCTGGTCGGGCCGGCCTCCCGGGACGTCATGCGGGCGCTGGCCCCGGACATGGACGTCTCGGCCGAGGGGTTCCGCTTCATGTCGGCGCGCGAGGGCCGGGTGGCCGGGATTCCGGCGCGGGTGCTGCGGGTCAGCTTCACCGGCGAGCTGACCTTCGAGGTGAACGTGCCCGCCTGGCACGGGCTCGAACTGTGGGAGGCGGCGATGGAGGCCGGCCTGCGGTACGGCATCACCCCCTACGGCACCGAGGCGATGCACGTGCTCCGTGCCGAGAAGGGGTTCATCGTGGTGGGGCACGAGACCGACGGCAGCGTGACCCCGCTCGACCTGGGCATGGACTGGGCCGTTTCCAAGCGCAAGGAGTTCGTCGGCAAGCGCTCGCTGACCCGGCCGGACACCGCCCGGCCGGACCGGGAGCAGCTGGTCGGCCTGCTCCCGGAGGATCCCGGGCTGCTGCTCGCCGAGGGAGCGCAGCTGGTCGCGGAGGTCCCGGCGGCCCTCGGAGAGGGGAGGGGCGGCTCCGGAGCGGGTAGGAGAGGAGCCGGGGAGTCGGCCGCGCCGATCGGCCGGGTGACCTCCGCCTACGACAGCGCGGCGCTGGGCCGGACCTTCGCGCTCGGCCTGCTGCGCTCCGGGCGGGAGCGGCACGGCGAGCGGCTGTACGCGGTGCATCTGGGGGAGGCGGTCCCGGTCCGGGTCGCCGATCCGGTCTTCTACGACAGGGAAGGGAGCCGGCGCGATGGCTGA